From the Hordeum vulgare subsp. vulgare chromosome 1H, MorexV3_pseudomolecules_assembly, whole genome shotgun sequence genome, the window ttttttgcacagatcTTATTTCAACATATTTTGTTCTGGAtatttacacacttgtgtattataccttcatctatctatgtattttttcagaattttaaaaaatattaaaatacgaattttcatgaaatttgaagtttgaatttaaaggcctccatggAGCTCGGGAGTCAAAAGCAATTTCCGTTATTGTTTTCCTTGGGTTATTTAAATAGAAACACATTTTTATAAATAAACAACACTTTTTATAAATAAATGAAGAGACTAAAAGTTGCCTATTTCAAAATGAAAGAAGCATGCTTGATATATATGAGCTCGTAGAACTTAGTGTCTCCTTCTGACTATTGAGAAATTAATGATTGTCTTGCAGAAGACATTTATGTCATATGCCCTTTTGCTGTTTTTAAATGGAAATCATAGTTGAAACAGTGTACGGGAGACTATAAAACTGAATGTGTTAATATTTTGGGACAGAGAGAGTAGTGTCTGTTTAAAAACTATAGCAGCTTCAGCGATCATCATACAAAGTTTATTGCTGGATGTAGCACATCATTCGCACATACATTTAATTGTAGACCACGCGGTACAATTAATTGCATCATCCAAGAAAGAAGCTCCATCGATGACTATTCGAGGAATGGGTAGTCGGTGTAGCCAACAACGGGGTCAGGGGTGTAGAAGGTCATCCTGTCATACTTGTTCAGCTCCGCACCAACCTCGAACCGCTTTGGAAGGTCCGGGTTCGCGAGGAATAGCCGCCCGAAGGCCACTAGGTCAGTGTAACCCTCTGTGACCACCTTGCCCCCTTCCTCGCGGTCATATCCACCATTGGCGATGAAGGTCCCTTTGAATGCCTCTCTATACGGTAGAAGACGCTTCGGCACCACTCTTCGCCCGTCGACGATGGCCATCCTCGGTTCGATCATGTGGATATACAAGATGCCGTGTTCGTTGAGTTTGGTGGACATGTAAAGTGCAAGGGAATGGGGGTCCGAGTCGTGGCAGTCCATGTAGTCCGTGAATGGGGAAAGGCGGATGCCCACACGATGGCCACCGACCTCCTTGACGACAGCATGAACCACCTCGAGAGCGAAGCGACACCGATTTTTGAGACTACCACCATACTCGTCTGTGCGGTCGTTGGCGCTatccttgagaaactgctcgatgATGTACCCGTTTGCGCCGTGTATCTCCACACCGTCAAAACCTACCACAACGAACAAGTGAATTGCTTTATCAATTCTACAATACATGTCATTTTAGATGTCTTTATTCTTTAGGACGAATCACTCATTCTGGTGCTTTATATATATGCAGCTGGTACGTACCGGCGTCGATGGCGTTCCTGGCGGCTTTCCTAAAGTCGTCGATGATGGCAGGTATCTCCTCTATTGTCAGCCTCCTCGGCGGTGAGAACTCCTCTCGATGCCCGTCGAAGCTCATCTGCGGCCCAACCCCCTTCTCCGTGCTCGACAGCGGCGCTGCGCCGCCGGGCTGCAGCTCGAACGTGGACACACGTCCGACGTGCCAGATCTGACAGAAGAACAGAGCGCCCTTGGCGTGCACGGCGGCGACGATGGGCTTCCACGCCTCGACGTGCTCCGCCGTCCAGATTCCCGGGGTGTGGGTGTAGCCCTGCGCCGTGTCGGAGACCCCCGTGGCCTCGGCGATGAGCAGCCCGCCGGCGGTGGCGCGCTGGGAGTAGTACACTGCGGCGTGCGGCTGCGGCACGTTGCCGTAGGAGCGCTGCCTCGTCAACGGCGCCAGCACCACCCTGCAATATCAGTAAGGTCGCCGGCAGCCGTCGTGTCAGCCATGCATGATCATGAATGATCGAACATCTACAACAGGTGGGTGATGGTTTCAGTGGATGGTACGTACCTGTGGGCAAGGTCGAACTGGCCCATCTTGTACGGCGTCAGGAGAGGGATGGGCTCCATTGCTGATAGCTGAAGCTTTTCTTGATCAATTAATGGCggatgaggaagaagaacacTGATGTGTGGTGTGGGGTAGTGACTCGTGGGCAGTGGAGTTGACGGGACGTCCATTTATAAGTCATTGGTATGCAAAATCATATATTATCATATGATATGGCTATATTAGACAAATGTGTGCTCCCGGCTGCTAATTAGCACATACATCATGGGTGAGCTAAGCATGGAAGAAAAAGGCATCTTATTATAGTTCTAGTCGTGCTATCACAAATCACAAGCACGCATCAAGTTCTGTGTCTCTTGACTCCGCCGGAGACAGCCACCAATTATATGTGCTCCTCCGTCGCCTTCATCACTCCCCATCTTTTTGGAACGATGGTGTCTATTATTGCAATCGAAACCAACCTTTAATTTTTATGATTATATATTCCTTATAAGGAAAAGCCCCGCCCCATTTTCTTATAGGCCAGAAAAGCAAATGAAAGGAACCGTCCACAAGACTATATGGTCGCCCTCCTCACTACCTACTTTCCCGGCGTCGGTCAGATGGTGCGGTGGACTGCAATTCCTTGGGTTTTCCTTTTCTATAGGTTTTAGATTTCCTTTTTGCATTGTAGATGGCATGTCAAAGGAACAAGTCCCTCCTAGTCCCGGATCAACGGTGCTCACCATTGTATTGGAAGTCCTTTGTTTAGGGTTTGGCGGTGACAGCGGCAAGGGAAGAAGAAACGAAGCCTATATATCCATGGTCCACAAAGCTTTGGTCGGTCATACCATTCGTTCTATGGTGCCATGTTGATCCGGGTGTCACTTGTTCGGCTTTTGGAGCATCGATTGGCAAGTGGCATGCAATAAGCCATCAGAAAATTGTAAATCGAAAACACGTAGTATTAAACTTAGACCCTGAAATGAATGCCGAACAAGGCTTTCTTTCAAAACAAGAGCTATATATCCGCCGAAATTTTGAGTTGAAGAGGTGAACTCGGGTCGACATGACGCACAACCACATGAGTAACCACCAAGCAAGCATCTCCTTGAATGAGGGCACGAGGCTTAGGGACAATTCTTTCCGTAGCTTCTAGAACAAGCTAAAATAAATTATTTTCTATCCAGCTTATTTCAAAAGCTCAACCTAATTTATCTTCTATATCTAAATAGCTAGCCCCCACTAACCTATTTCTCTCAACATGCATAAAACATCATCAAGCAACATGCATTAGAAAAGACCCACTTCAACATTCAATGAGTTATAGGAAAAGATTGACCTCAACATGCAAACATGCATGATATATTTAATAATATTCTAAGAAATCCAATAATCAAACATAATAAACCATATGTACCATTTGTTTGTTCTCTCTTTTGTTTGTTCTCTCTTTGAAAACACCAAAAAAGTTTGTACCATTGTGAGGTAGGGCTGCTGCTTTGGCGGAGGCAATACATCACGGCTTGCGTCAGTCAGTCACTCGTTCAGTCAGTGCCGAAAAGACATTTGTTCATGGATAGATGCAATCATCAGTGCATGCATCACAGCACGATGAACATCAAATGAATGATAATCTGATGATCTATATATACATCAGTGCCTTCCCTTGATCAGCAACCCCGCGGATGAACGACGGCGGGCGGAGACGCCGCAGCCGATAGCCACCCCGCGGATGAACGACGGCGTCGAGGAGGAGTTCGCGACGCCCAGGCGGCTTGCTGTCAAGAGAGCTGCCAGGAACGCCGTCTACGCCGGTAAGCACGGACTAGCTCCTCGCCGCCACTAACAAATCAAAGACCCCCCTCTGTTCCGTGCTCTACTCCGTTCGTGGTGCTCTGCTTTAACTCCTTTGTTCGGTCCATGTCCATGGCTATTGGATTGCAGGGTTCGACGGCGTGGAAATCCACGGCGCGCACGGGTACCTCGTCGAGCAGTTCCTCAAGGACAGTGCCAACGACCGCGACGACGAGTATGGCGGCAGCCTCgagccaggtgctgacgcgtggatgccttttggtcccggttggtgtcactaaccgggactaaaggcccccctgcctggcctgaCCGCAGCGGTCAcgcggaggcccatctgtcccggttggtgtaagaaccgggactaaaggccgaggGCATTACTAATGactttttagtcccggttccaaaaccgggacagaaggcccttacgaaccgggacaaaatgcTCTTTTTCTACCAGTGCCCATGAAGCTCGGCAGTCTAGTCCGCGAGTGGGTATCCTTGCGCATCGATCAAAAACCAATTTTTGCCGACGCAGAGGCAGGTTCGaaagaaccaaacctcaagtcgaGAGCAGGTGCAGAAACCGAGTGCTTTGTACCAGTACCTGAGTTATGCATAGACTGAATGGGCTGTGTTTGCGTAGTCTTCTGAGAAGAAAACTTAGGCCCTGAATCCTTTGAAGTATGCGCATTATCCTTGGAACTATCCGCATCATCACCATCAGTCATGTGGGTATCCTTATCCGTGTCAGGTACATCAAATAGAGTAGGGCTCTCAATTTCCAGCTGGAGAGTGTAACGCATCCCCTCATATGTCCAAATGACCTCATCTCGAATAAGCTGAATATCAAGCACACTCACCAGCATCCTCGTAACGCCTTTggctctagtgaacaccatgtcCACCTCCTCTGTTTTACCAATAAGCGAGCCCAAACTCCACGTAACCCGAAAATCATTAATAGCCCTGGATGGAGCTCCTGCAAAGTGGACCCAAATCTGGGGTAGAGGAACACCCTTAGGCTCCTCACACTTCCAAGCGTCAAACTCAAGCACGCAGCTTGTGCTAGCAACTCTGCACATACCGAATTTAAGCAAGCGAGCAAAATCCTCCTTAGTAGGGAAAACGACCTTAAAAACATTATCTGATATCAAAACCGATTCCCATCGGAAAGTCTATGATACTAGCTCCTTGAGATGTTGCACCACCTGCTCCACAGTCAAAATCCCCCGAGTCACTGTCACCGTGCGCGTGAAGCCAGCACCTGGTGTATGAAGTGTTGCAGTCGCCGCCGGCGACTCAAAGAACATTAATTCTTGACTCGAAACACCATAAATGGTCACAACCGGCATAGGACCAATCATAAGGGGACACTTAGCTGAACCATGCGTAGGCTTCAGACAATACACACAGAGCTCAGCCTTACATTTAGAAACAAAGTGCCCTACCTCACTGCAGCGATAGCACATCATTTTCTCTTTCTTACGTGCCCACTTGGAGGGTCTATCACCTCCGTCTCATTTGGCCATCGCAAGACTCTGATCAGCTAAAGCAGGATCAGCCACCTCATTAACTGGctccggcatagtcgccctagtaGACTCATCAATATCTGTCGGCGCCTCTTGAGTAGGCATAGGAGGCCGTTCCTCCCCCTCTGCCAGCCCAATTCTGTATAAAGCCACCTCTCTTGTGATGAGTAGGTCCCGACGTCCCCGGAACAAACTTGCCCGGAGGTGCAATAAAACCATGGCCAGTAGGCCCATTGTTTTGCGACGCGTAATCTCGCCCACCTCGAGAGGACGATGAACCACGAATTTGATCGTCTCCATAAGTGTTTACTCCGTCATCGCCCCAGCGGCCGCGCTGTTGAAACGATTGGCCTGAACAGCCCCCGGCTCCCCCACCTGCCCGGCAGCACCTGGCGGCCTACCCGCCTGTGCAGCACCATGGGGCTGCCTCGCCACCTGCACAGCAGCCGGCGCAGACGGTTTCGCATTGTTGGGTCTATTCCCTTGCCCCGACGGTCGAGGTGTAGGGTGTAGCGCCGGTGGTTGCTTGGGAGCTCCCCTTCCCGCCATGGCCCTTCCGCCGCCAGGAGGAGGCGGCACCGGAGCTGCCCGCCCTGTTCCCAACGCAGGGAAACCGTGCTTATGACGCCGAAGAACCCTAGGGTCTGGCGGCTTCGTGCATGGGATGGCGTCTATGAGAGAAAGAACCGCGGTGGAATCTACTCCGCCAAGACCTACCCTTTGCACGGTAGAACCGACAGATGCGATCGTAGAAGCTAAGTCCTGGCCCTATACCCAGGACTGTCGATGTCCAACCTGGCCTGGTCAAAGACAGGCCTTACCGCCAGGGCCATATACCCAGTGTTTGTGAGATCCACGCTGCTGGAATCTAGCACCAAACCCGCGTCAACACAAGCCGAATTCAAAAACGAATCCCTTTGGAAACGCCCCGTTGGAGCATACGGTAATCTCGGCTCCGTCAGAGGCGATAACTCCGGAATCCTCGTACctgccatcttcttcttcttcttcctgtttTTCTTGACTGCACACCAGGCGCCAGGCGTGTAGAAATCTGACAGTGTAAGAGGAGGTAGATTCCCTTTTGGCAAGGGGCCGATCCACGGACGAACTCCCTGCTTCGTCATGGCCGGCCTTCCTCGGGACTCGAACGTGGGAGAAATAGTATGTTGTATTTAGTCAACTTTAAGCTTCTTTCACAAATCAGCATATATGGTTCCTTGCTTAAAAGATTAATTAGTCGATGTGTCGCATCAAATGTCTGTAGTAAATGTTAACTGAAAAGCTCGAAACTTCTAGAAAGTATAAGATCCAGCCATATTTGAtaaccaactagcaaagtttattTTCTTCTGGACAAGTATACACATGATATTTATTTTCTCATGGATACGTATGCGCGCGATATTTACCAGTCAGTAGGAGTTGTAATATTAAAACTAAGTTTACTGGTAAATAGTGATCGCAAACAGAAAGTAGATAGTTCTTgtagttaatataattattatttccAAGATTCCTTACCGCACCTCTGCAATTTTGAATTCTGCTCAGTGCCGAAACTTTGTTCAACGTTTCATTGAGGTATTGTAGTATCAGATCTTTTGTTTAGTGTATCACAATATTATATTGTTTTCTATAGCTTTTGGTGCCTCTGATGAGGTGAGGATGAGGAAGCAGTCCAAGTGCTGATGTGTCCCTTGATGTCTTTCTCGGTTTGGGGGGGTTTCACTCGATTTTTCCTAATTAACCAGGAAATGCTATTTTTTTGGATATATTTTTTCTTATAAACTGGACAACCTCTTTTCTTTTTAATGAACTGTAGGACACCCCTGCCCTCTCGATGAGGCTCTTCAACATACGTTTCATTATGACCTGTGATAGTCGAAGAAAGAATCTACATATATGATCATTCGAGGAAGGGGTAATCGGTGTATCCAACGATGGGGTCCGAGGTGTAGAAGGTCATCCTATCGTACTTGTTCAGCTCTGCGCCGACCTCAAACCGCTTTGGCAGGTCTGGGTTTGCCAGGAATAGTCGTCCAAAGGACACCAGGTCAGTGTACCCCTCGGTGATCACCTTGCCCCCTTCCTCGCGGTCGTACCCACCATTGGCTATGAAGGTACCATTGAAGGCCTCCCTGTACGGCAGCAACCGCTTTGGCACCACTCGTCGGCCGTCCACGATGGCCATCCTCGGCTCTATCATGTGGATGTACAGGATGTCGTGGTCGTTGAGCTTTGTGGACATGTAGAGCGCAAGGGAGTGGGGGTCGGAGTCATGGCAGTCCATGTAGTCGGTGAAGGGGGAGAGGCGGATGCCCACACGGTGGCCGCCGACCTCCTTCACAACAGCATCGACCACCTCAAGAGCGAAGCGACACCTATTCTCGAGACCCCCACCATACTCATCGGTGCGGTCGTTGGCACTATCCTTCAGAAACTGCTCAATGATGTACCCGTTTGCACCGTGGATCTCCACGCCGTCAAAACCTGCCACAATCAACAGATGAATTGTTTTATCAATCAAGAATACATGATATTTTGGATATCTTCAGCACACAACTTTCACGGTGGTATTTTATATAAACATGTTAGCAAATACATAATTATTTCCTAAAAGATTACATGATTGTGTAATTTGCTCCTAACAAAGGTAAGTAACCATACAGTGTTTGGATTCTGAAAACAAATCATGGATAAAAAATATCTAATGGCCAATTTCTACTTAACAATAGCAAATAAGGTTTTTTTTGTTCAAAAATGCTAGTAGTTGCCAAAGAAAGAACAAGTTTAACTGAACTATAGTTTCTAAGAAAAAAACATGTTTATTGTTTTGGCAAAAGTTAGTATATCAACAGCATACGTGGAACTTACCGGCGTCTATGGCGTTCCTAGCGGCCTTCCTGAAGTCGTCGACGATGGCAGGTATCTCCTCCACCGCCAGCCTCCTCGGAGGCGCGAACTCCTCTAGCCGGCCGTCGAAGCTCATCTGCGGGCCCACCCCCTTCTCCGTGCTCGACAGCGGCGCGGCGCCGCCGGGCTGCAGCTCGAAGGTAGACACGCGGCCGCAGTGCCAGATCTGGCAGAAGAAGAGCGCGCCCTTGGCGTGCACGGCGGCGACGATGGGCTTCCACGCCTCGACGTGCTCCGCCGTCCATATCCCCGGGGTGTCCTTGTATCCCTGCGCCGTGTCGGAGACCCCCGTGGCCTCGGCGATGAGCAAGCCGCCGGCGGTGGCGCGCTGGGCGTAGTACACGGCGGCGTGCGGCTGCGGCACGTTGCCGTAGGAGCGCTGCCTCGTCAGCGGCGCCAGCACCATCCTGCAGCATATCAATACGGTCGCCGGCCGCCGTCGTGTCAGCCATGATTCATGCATGAGTGATCCAACACAAGTTGCCGATGAGTGAATCCATGACGTACCTGTGGGCGAGGTCGAGCTGGCCCATCTTGTACGGCGTGAGGAGAGGGATGGGCTCCATTGCTGAAGAGCTGAATAAGTTGTTTTTCTTGAGCTCTGATCAatggcagaggaggaagaagaagactgatgagtGGTGTGGGGTAGTGACTAGTGGACAGGACAACCATTTATAGATGATTGTTGTCGAATCGTATATTAAACTAAGGTGCTCCCGGCTGCTATTTAGCCGCCCACATACATCATCCGTGAGCTAAGCGTGGAAGAAATATGCATCTTATCTTGTAGGAGAAAGTTTAATTTAGACCTATAATGCATATAGTAGGAGAAAGTTTGATTTAGACCTATATAACGTCACAAAAGTTGACCAAGTTTATGGAGACAAATATTACCCTCTAGAGCGCCGAACAAATATTGTTCAATTCATCATAAGACATAGtatattatatactccctccgtccggaaatacttgtcctaaaaatgaatAAAATAAATGTGTCTATAACTAAAATATGTCTAGATATATACATGCATTTCTAAGACaaatatttccggacggagggagtatttggtattgtaaaaatatatttctctATATACTTAGTCAAGGCTTATAAAGTTTGACTTTTCGTGCGACTGCGGCATGTCCAAAGGACACGACGGCTGTCCGTCTATTCGTCTGACGTCCACATTAAGGACACACGGTTGCCGAGACGTCTACTCCGGTGCCACCCGTCGGCCCTCTGCCACCCACCATTGTTATATAAATTGTTGTCCCAGCCATAGGCACAGTCATTTGCCTCCGATTCTTTCTCCTCTCCGTACAACTTCCATCATGGATTCCTCGTCCTTCAAAGCTCTACGAAACAGGCTGACGATGGACCAGAAGAAGGAGATGGCCGCCATGGCTTCCGACTGGCTGCCCGCAGGCAGCCGGAGGACGACGACGTTTGAATGGAGGACGCGCCCCTGATGACGAGCCGGCGCCACCCTTCCCATCCGTGCCACCCTCCTCCTTGGTGACACCATCGTCGATGCATTGCACCATAACCATCGGCGAGGCCTGTGCCCATTACATGGATATGTTCCGGGATGCATATAGTCGGACAAGTAGCACAAAGTGATACATTAAAGGTTCTGTGATTCAATTTGGAAGGTCATACTACAAATTAGCCGGCGCTCAGCGCTTAAGCGGCCGTTAAATTCCGCCTTTTTTCGCTTAACGCTAAAATCTACACTAAGGACAGAAGCGAAGCATTTAGCCGCCCCTCAGCGCTTAAGCGTGATTAAGCGCCGCTTAAAAACACTTTCTTGAACATTGTGTTTTTCAGATAATAATAACTGAGGTACTGCTTACGTGGATCCACCAGTAGAATCAAGACTCGAGAGAGTTACTACTATTTACGCTATATATCATGCAAGAGGCTCGTCCTTGTTCCGATGTGTGTGGTTTGATCACACTATGGTTCTCAGGTTTGGGCCtgggatgaactagggattgagtgTGTGCTGTGTCTCCCATAGTTGGATAAAGATGACTACTTGCAAACACTCGCTTCTTTGCAAGTGGAGCAATTGTGGGTGCCATGTTTTTCGAGGTGCAGTTGAGTCCGAACGAGTTCAAACGTATATGAGACGGTCACATTCTCTCATGCAGGGGCCTTGTGTAGCATCGGCCATCAGGTTCAAAGGCCCAAGAGGAAGAGTCACAAAGGTCATCTACCAGCTAAGATACGCCTCTTCATTCTGGTTCGTACAAACAAGATAACCCTGCTAGCACAGATATAATACCTGATGCACCAAGAATTTTGATGCAAACTGCAAAGTGACATAGATATAACAGCAAGCCAAAACTGAACTACACTGGAAAAAGGGCACGTACCAGCAAGCCTCGGGCATGTAG encodes:
- the LOC123403749 gene encoding putative 12-oxophytodienoate reductase 5 — its product is MEPIPLLTPYKMGQFDLAHRVVLAPLTRQRSYGNVPQPHAAVYYSQRATAGGLLIAEATGVSDTAQGYTHTPGIWTAEHVEAWKPIVAAVHAKGALFFCQIWHVGRVSTFELQPGGAAPLSSTEKGVGPQMSFDGHREEFSPPRRLTIEEIPAIIDDFRKAARNAIDAGFDGVEIHGANGYIIEQFLKDSANDRTDEYGGSLKNRCRFALEVVHAVVKEVGGHRVGIRLSPFTDYMDCHDSDPHSLALYMSTKLNEHGILYIHMIEPRMAIVDGRRVVPKRLLPYREAFKGTFIANGGYDREEGGKVVTEGYTDLVAFGRLFLANPDLPKRFEVGAELNKYDRMTFYTPDPVVGYTDYPFLE
- the LOC123426302 gene encoding putative 12-oxophytodienoate reductase 5 codes for the protein MEPIPLLTPYKMGQLDLAHRMVLAPLTRQRSYGNVPQPHAAVYYAQRATAGGLLIAEATGVSDTAQGYKDTPGIWTAEHVEAWKPIVAAVHAKGALFFCQIWHCGRVSTFELQPGGAAPLSSTEKGVGPQMSFDGRLEEFAPPRRLAVEEIPAIVDDFRKAARNAIDAGFDGVEIHGANGYIIEQFLKDSANDRTDEYGGGLENRCRFALEVVDAVVKEVGGHRVGIRLSPFTDYMDCHDSDPHSLALYMSTKLNDHDILYIHMIEPRMAIVDGRRVVPKRLLPYREAFNGTFIANGGYDREEGGKVITEGYTDLVSFGRLFLANPDLPKRFEVGAELNKYDRMTFYTSDPIVGYTDYPFLE